The proteins below are encoded in one region of Pseudomonas entomophila L48:
- a CDS encoding integrase core domain-containing protein → MPWRELKPMDLKMLFIADYLQGAPSFSALCQAYEISRKTGYKWVERYEKEGPSGLEERSRRRLTQDWVVPAAVREAIIELRSRGETEPGPKKIQAALQERFPDQAPPSKTAIYNILKKAELVKPRRLRQRVAVYPKPLEKAELPNQLFSADYKGQFLTGAGVWCYPLTIMDHASRFLLACHSMPNTNLLETQAVFTQVFRENGLPERIRTDNGVPFASKGRAGLSQLSIWWLRLGIIPERIAPGRPEQNGRHERMHRTLKSTLPSPPAVAWEAQQWHFDRFRQHYNHERLHEALKQKTPASCYQPSPRPFPEKLPEMTYPSHIESLPADSCGIINRRGLRIYVGYVLKHQTIGLEQVGDGVWDVIFGPIILGRVDVRDATDGYVTLKVLSPM, encoded by the coding sequence ATGCCTTGGCGAGAGCTGAAACCTATGGACCTGAAAATGCTTTTCATCGCGGATTACCTGCAGGGGGCACCCAGTTTCAGTGCCCTGTGCCAGGCCTACGAGATCAGCCGAAAGACCGGCTACAAATGGGTCGAGCGATATGAGAAAGAGGGGCCTTCGGGGCTGGAAGAACGCAGCCGCCGCCGGTTGACCCAGGACTGGGTTGTACCCGCTGCAGTTCGCGAAGCTATCATCGAACTGCGCAGTCGAGGCGAAACGGAACCGGGTCCGAAAAAGATCCAGGCGGCGCTGCAGGAGCGTTTCCCTGATCAGGCGCCGCCCTCGAAGACAGCGATCTACAACATCCTCAAGAAGGCCGAGTTGGTCAAACCACGCCGCTTACGTCAGCGGGTAGCGGTCTATCCCAAGCCCCTGGAGAAGGCAGAGTTGCCTAACCAACTGTTCAGTGCGGACTACAAAGGCCAATTTCTGACAGGTGCAGGCGTCTGGTGCTATCCGCTGACGATCATGGATCACGCCAGTCGCTTCCTGCTCGCCTGCCACAGCATGCCCAACACCAATCTTCTGGAAACGCAGGCCGTTTTCACCCAAGTGTTCCGGGAGAATGGCCTGCCTGAGCGGATTCGTACCGATAACGGTGTGCCGTTTGCCAGCAAGGGGCGTGCGGGACTTTCCCAGTTGTCGATCTGGTGGCTGCGTCTAGGCATCATTCCCGAGCGCATTGCGCCTGGTCGGCCTGAGCAAAATGGCCGCCACGAACGCATGCATCGAACGCTCAAGAGCACGCTGCCATCGCCGCCGGCAGTGGCCTGGGAGGCTCAACAATGGCACTTTGATCGCTTTCGGCAGCACTATAATCACGAGCGCTTGCATGAAGCGTTGAAGCAGAAAACACCGGCGTCTTGCTACCAACCCTCGCCACGCCCATTCCCTGAAAAACTCCCCGAGATGACCTATCCCAGCCATATCGAGAGCTTGCCAGCGGATAGCTGCGGCATCATCAACCGCCGTGGCTTGAGGATCTACGTAGGTTATGTGCTCAAGCACCAGACCATTGGCCTGGAGCAGGTCGGGGATGGCGTTTGGGATGTTATTTTCGGTCCCATCATTCTTGGCCGGGTCGATGTGCGGGATGCCACTGATGGTTATGTAACACTCAAGGTGTTGTCACCTATGTGA